The Streptomyces tendae genome has a window encoding:
- the aceB gene encoding malate synthase A, whose translation MSAPAPSPLAIVDAEPLPRQEEVLTDTALAFVAELHRRFTPRRDELLARRAERRAEIARTSALDFPPETAAIRADDSWKVAPAPPALEDRRVEITGPTDRKMTVNALNSGAKVWLADFEDASAPTWENVVTGQLNLIDAYTRTIDFTDPGSGKSYALRPEEELATVVTRPRGWHLDERHLTDPDGTPVPGALVDFGLYFFHNAKRLIDLGKGPYFYLPKTESHLEAGLWNDVFVFAQDYLGIPQGTVRATVLIETITAAYEMEEILYELRDHASGLNAGRWDYLFSIVKNFRDGGEKFVLPDRNAVTMTASFMRAYTELLVRTCHKRGAHAIGGMAAFIPSRRDAEVNKVAFEKVRADKDREANDGFDGSWVAHPDLVPVAMESFDRVLGDRPNQKDRLREDVDVKAADLIAVDSLDARPTYAGLVNAVQVGIRYIEAWLRGLGAVAIFNLMEDAATAEISRSQIWQWINAGVVLDNGERVTAELARKVAAEELAGIRAEAGEEAFAAGNWQQAHDLLLKVALDEDYADFLTLPAYEQLKG comes from the coding sequence ATGTCCGCACCAGCGCCGTCCCCGCTGGCCATCGTCGACGCCGAACCCCTGCCGCGGCAGGAGGAGGTCCTCACCGACACGGCGCTCGCCTTCGTGGCCGAGCTGCACCGGCGGTTCACGCCCCGGCGTGACGAGCTGCTCGCCCGACGCGCGGAGCGCCGCGCCGAGATCGCCCGCACCTCCGCCCTCGACTTCCCCCCCGAGACGGCCGCGATCCGCGCCGACGACTCCTGGAAGGTGGCCCCGGCCCCGCCGGCCCTGGAGGACCGGCGCGTCGAGATCACCGGCCCGACCGACCGCAAGATGACCGTCAACGCGCTCAACTCCGGCGCGAAGGTGTGGCTCGCGGACTTCGAGGACGCGTCCGCTCCCACCTGGGAGAACGTGGTCACCGGCCAGCTGAACCTGATCGACGCCTACACGCGCACCATCGACTTCACCGACCCGGGGTCCGGCAAGTCCTACGCCCTGCGCCCCGAGGAGGAGCTGGCGACGGTCGTCACGCGGCCACGCGGCTGGCACCTGGACGAGCGGCACCTCACCGACCCGGACGGCACCCCCGTGCCCGGCGCGCTCGTCGACTTCGGCCTGTACTTCTTCCACAACGCCAAGCGGCTGATCGACCTCGGCAAAGGCCCGTACTTCTACCTGCCGAAGACGGAGTCGCACCTCGAGGCCGGGTTGTGGAACGACGTGTTCGTGTTCGCGCAGGATTATCTGGGCATCCCCCAGGGCACCGTCCGCGCCACCGTGCTCATCGAGACGATCACGGCCGCCTACGAGATGGAGGAGATCCTCTACGAGCTGCGCGACCACGCCTCCGGGCTGAACGCCGGTCGCTGGGACTACCTGTTCTCCATCGTCAAGAATTTCCGTGACGGCGGCGAGAAGTTCGTGCTGCCCGACCGCAACGCGGTCACCATGACCGCCTCGTTCATGCGCGCGTACACCGAACTGCTCGTCCGCACCTGCCACAAGCGGGGCGCGCACGCGATCGGCGGTATGGCGGCGTTCATCCCGTCCCGCCGGGACGCCGAGGTCAACAAGGTCGCCTTCGAGAAGGTGCGCGCCGACAAGGACCGCGAGGCGAACGACGGCTTCGACGGCTCCTGGGTGGCCCACCCCGACCTGGTGCCGGTCGCCATGGAGTCCTTCGACCGGGTGCTCGGCGACAGGCCGAACCAGAAGGACCGGCTCCGCGAGGACGTCGACGTCAAGGCCGCCGACCTCATCGCCGTCGACTCCCTCGACGCCAGGCCGACGTACGCGGGCCTGGTCAACGCCGTGCAGGTGGGCATCCGCTACATCGAGGCGTGGCTGCGCGGCCTGGGCGCGGTGGCCATCTTCAACCTGATGGAGGACGCGGCCACCGCCGAGATCTCACGCTCCCAGATCTGGCAGTGGATCAACGCGGGCGTCGTCCTCGACAACGGTGAGCGGGTCACCGCCGAGCTGGCGCGCAAGGTCGCCGCGGAGGAACTGGCAGGGATCCGCGCGGAGGCCGGCGAGGAGGCGTTCGCGGCGGGCAACTGGCAGCAGGCGCACGACCTGCTGCTGAAGGTCGCGCTCGACGAGGACTACGCCGACTTCCTCACCCTGCCGGCGTACGAGCAGCTCAAGGGCTGA
- a CDS encoding nucleotidyltransferase family protein: MTDDENRVVGLLLAAGGGRRLGGRPKALLTHRGRPLVEHAARVLRAGGCAGVHVVLGARADEVRARAVLPDCVLVDNPDWEQGMGSSLRAGLASLAGAGAGAALVLLVDQPGIGPEAVARVRAAYRSPQSLVSAAYDGVRGHPVLFGAAHWASIAATAAGDRGARAYLKEHADRIERVECGDIAQAYDIDTEADLTHLE; the protein is encoded by the coding sequence ATGACGGACGACGAGAACCGGGTGGTCGGCCTGCTGCTGGCCGCGGGCGGCGGGCGCAGGCTCGGCGGGCGCCCCAAGGCACTGCTCACACACCGGGGGCGCCCTCTCGTGGAGCACGCGGCGCGGGTGTTGCGCGCGGGTGGCTGCGCGGGCGTGCACGTGGTGCTGGGGGCGCGCGCGGACGAGGTGCGCGCCCGCGCCGTACTCCCGGACTGCGTGCTCGTGGACAACCCCGACTGGGAGCAGGGCATGGGGTCCTCCCTGCGGGCGGGGCTCGCCTCCCTGGCCGGCGCCGGAGCCGGGGCCGCGCTGGTACTGCTGGTGGACCAGCCGGGGATCGGCCCGGAGGCGGTCGCCCGGGTGCGGGCCGCGTACCGGTCGCCCCAGTCGCTGGTCTCGGCGGCCTACGACGGCGTACGCGGCCATCCGGTGCTGTTCGGCGCCGCGCACTGGGCGTCGATCGCCGCGACCGCCGCCGGCGACCGAGGTGCGCGCGCCTATCTGAAGGAGCACGCGGACCGGATCGAACGCGTCGAGTGCGGCGACATCGCGCAGGCGTACGACATCGACACCGAGGCCGATCTGACGCACCTTGAATGA
- a CDS encoding DUF5955 family protein, whose translation MLRSVDQRCVPGSQVDPRVTGLRSAVSRLRRQLAAHRVEFRDRSIAEEELATLAGLAAADHPDIPRLRRSLLLVAGAIGSVSALGQGVRELREAVDLFGPPPRP comes from the coding sequence GTGTTGCGGAGCGTGGACCAGAGGTGTGTGCCCGGCAGTCAGGTGGACCCGCGGGTGACGGGGCTGCGCTCCGCCGTGTCCCGCTTACGTCGCCAACTCGCCGCCCATCGCGTTGAGTTCCGGGACCGGAGCATCGCGGAGGAGGAACTCGCGACACTGGCCGGCCTGGCCGCCGCCGACCATCCCGACATCCCGCGCCTGCGCCGCTCCCTGCTGCTGGTCGCCGGCGCCATCGGCTCGGTGAGCGCACTCGGGCAGGGCGTGCGGGAGCTCCGTGAGGCGGTCGATCTCTTCGGCCCGCCCCCTCGCCCCTGA
- a CDS encoding IclR family transcriptional regulator — protein sequence MPTSSASTTDSARSAASGGVQSLERAFDLLERMADAGGEVGLSELSASSGLPLPTIHRLMRTLVACGYVRQQPNRRYALGPRLIRLGESASRLLGTWARPYLARLVEETGETANMALLDGDEIVYVAQVPSKHSMRMFTEVGRRVLPHSTGVGKALLAGFPPEEVRSLLGRTGMPAATEKTITTADGFLAALEDVRRQGYAIDDNEQEIGVRCLAVPVPDAPTAAAISISGPAGRVTEAATERIVPVLQQIAAELSEALTTPGSGPNA from the coding sequence GTGCCGACGTCCAGCGCCAGCACCACCGACTCCGCCCGTTCCGCCGCCAGTGGCGGCGTGCAGTCCCTCGAGCGCGCCTTCGACCTGCTGGAACGGATGGCGGACGCGGGGGGCGAGGTCGGCCTGAGCGAGCTGTCCGCGAGCAGCGGCCTGCCCCTGCCGACGATCCACCGGCTGATGCGCACCCTCGTCGCCTGCGGCTACGTACGCCAGCAGCCCAACCGGCGGTACGCGCTCGGCCCGCGCCTGATCCGCCTCGGCGAGTCGGCGTCCCGCCTGCTGGGCACCTGGGCCCGGCCGTACCTGGCACGCCTGGTGGAGGAGACCGGCGAGACGGCGAACATGGCCCTGCTGGACGGGGACGAGATCGTGTACGTGGCGCAGGTGCCGTCGAAGCACTCGATGCGGATGTTCACGGAGGTGGGGCGGCGCGTGCTGCCGCACTCCACGGGCGTGGGCAAGGCCCTGCTGGCCGGCTTCCCGCCGGAGGAGGTGCGGTCCCTGCTGGGCCGCACCGGCATGCCGGCCGCGACGGAGAAGACCATCACGACGGCGGACGGCTTCCTCGCGGCGCTGGAGGACGTCCGGCGGCAGGGGTACGCCATCGACGACAACGAGCAGGAGATCGGCGTCCGCTGCCTGGCCGTGCCGGTGCCGGACGCCCCGACGGCGGCGGCCATCTCCATCTCCGGCCCGGCGGGCCGGGTCACGGAGGCGGCGACGGAGAGGATCGTGCCGGTGCTCCAGCAGATCGCCGCGGAGCTGTCGGAGGCCCTGACCACCCCGGGCTCGGGCCCGAACGCCTGA
- the allB gene encoding allantoinase AllB, which translates to MPDVELVLRSTRVVTPEGTRAASVAVADGTITAVLPHDAPVPEGARLEDLGEDVLLPGLVDTHVHVNDPGRTEWEGFWTATRAAAAGGVTTLVDMPLNSLPPTTTVDHLRVKRKTAADKAHVDVGFWGGALPDNVADLRPLHEAGVFGFKAFLSPSGVDEFPHLDQEQLARSLAEIAAFDGLLIVHAEDPEHLADAPQRGGPRYADFLASRPRRAEDTAIARLLEQARRFDARVHVLHLSSADALPLLAEARADGVRVTVETCPHYLTLTAEEVPDGASEFKCCPPIRESANQDLLWRALADGTVDCVVTDHSPSTADLKTDDFATAWGGISGLQLSLPAVWTEARRRGHTLDDVVRWMATRTARLAGLDARKGAVAPGHDADFAVLAPDESFTVDPAALQHRNRVTAYAGRTLYGVVRSTWLRGHRILADGEFTAPKGLLLTRPD; encoded by the coding sequence GTGCCCGACGTCGAACTGGTGCTGCGCTCGACACGCGTCGTCACCCCCGAGGGAACGCGCGCCGCGTCCGTCGCCGTCGCCGACGGCACCATCACGGCCGTCCTGCCGCACGACGCCCCCGTCCCCGAGGGCGCCCGCCTGGAGGACCTCGGCGAAGACGTCCTGCTGCCCGGCCTGGTCGACACCCACGTGCACGTCAACGACCCCGGCCGCACCGAGTGGGAGGGCTTCTGGACCGCCACCCGCGCGGCCGCCGCCGGCGGTGTCACCACGCTGGTCGACATGCCGCTCAACTCCCTCCCGCCCACCACGACGGTGGACCACCTGCGCGTCAAACGGAAGACCGCGGCCGACAAGGCACACGTCGACGTCGGCTTCTGGGGTGGCGCCCTCCCCGACAACGTCGCGGACCTGCGCCCGCTGCACGAGGCGGGAGTCTTCGGCTTCAAGGCCTTCCTCTCACCGTCCGGCGTGGACGAGTTCCCGCACCTCGACCAGGAGCAACTGGCACGCTCCCTCGCGGAGATCGCCGCCTTCGACGGCCTGCTGATCGTGCACGCCGAGGATCCCGAGCACCTCGCCGACGCCCCGCAGCGGGGCGGCCCCCGGTACGCCGACTTCCTCGCCTCCCGCCCGCGCCGGGCCGAGGACACCGCGATCGCCCGACTCCTGGAGCAGGCGCGGCGGTTCGACGCCCGGGTGCACGTGCTCCACCTCTCCTCCGCCGACGCGCTGCCCCTCCTCGCCGAGGCCCGGGCGGACGGCGTCCGCGTCACCGTCGAGACCTGCCCTCACTACCTGACCCTCACCGCGGAGGAGGTCCCGGACGGGGCCAGCGAGTTCAAGTGCTGCCCGCCCATCCGTGAGTCCGCCAACCAGGACCTGCTCTGGCGGGCCCTGGCGGACGGCACCGTCGACTGCGTCGTCACCGACCACTCCCCGTCCACCGCCGACCTCAAGACGGACGACTTCGCGACCGCCTGGGGCGGCATCTCCGGCCTCCAGCTCAGCCTCCCGGCCGTCTGGACCGAGGCCCGCAGGCGCGGCCACACCCTGGACGACGTGGTCCGCTGGATGGCGACGCGCACGGCCCGGCTGGCCGGACTCGACGCCCGCAAGGGCGCCGTCGCGCCCGGCCACGACGCCGACTTCGCGGTCCTGGCCCCCGACGAGAGCTTCACCGTCGACCCGGCCGCCCTCCAGCACCGCAACCGGGTGACCGCGTACGCCGGCCGCACCCTGTACGGCGTCGTCAGGTCCACCTGGCTGCGCGGCCACCGGATCCTGGCCGACGGAGAGTTCACCGCACCGAAGGGCCTGCTCCTCACCCGACCCGACTGA
- the alc gene encoding allantoicase, whose amino-acid sequence MTAIETFTGDAHPYGGGDPYADYRSADFPFTHLADLADRRLGAGVIAANDEFFAQRENLLLPGRAVFDPERFGHKGKIMDGWETRRRRGTSAGHPWPTDDDHDWALIRLGTPGVVRGIVVDTAHFRGNHPQAVSVEGAAVDGSPSPAALLADDVKWTTLVPRTAIGGHAANGFAVTAEQRFTHLRLNQHPDGGIARLRVYGEVVPDLAWLTALGTFDVVALENGGRVLDASDLFYSPAANTIRPGRSLKMDDGWETRRRRDRGHDWISYRLVAQARIRALEIDTAYLKGNAAGWASVSVRDGEDADWREVLPRTRLQPDTNHRFVLPEPAVGTHARVDIHPDGGISRLRLFGSLTDQGEAALEARRQELGG is encoded by the coding sequence GTGACGGCGATCGAGACCTTCACCGGCGACGCCCACCCCTACGGCGGGGGCGACCCGTACGCGGACTACCGCTCCGCCGACTTCCCCTTCACCCACCTCGCCGACCTCGCCGACCGCCGGCTCGGCGCCGGTGTCATCGCCGCCAACGACGAGTTCTTCGCCCAGCGCGAGAACCTCCTGCTGCCCGGGCGCGCCGTCTTCGACCCGGAACGCTTCGGGCACAAGGGCAAGATCATGGACGGCTGGGAGACCCGTAGGCGGCGCGGCACCTCCGCCGGGCACCCCTGGCCGACGGACGACGACCACGACTGGGCGCTGATCCGTCTCGGCACGCCCGGCGTCGTCCGCGGCATCGTCGTCGACACCGCCCACTTCCGCGGCAACCACCCGCAGGCGGTGTCGGTCGAGGGCGCCGCGGTGGACGGCTCCCCGTCGCCCGCGGCCCTGCTCGCGGACGACGTGAAGTGGACGACGCTGGTGCCGCGCACCGCCATCGGCGGCCACGCGGCCAACGGCTTCGCCGTCACGGCCGAACAGCGCTTCACCCACCTGCGCCTCAACCAGCACCCCGACGGGGGCATCGCCCGGCTGCGGGTGTACGGCGAGGTCGTCCCCGACCTGGCCTGGCTCACCGCGCTCGGCACCTTCGACGTGGTGGCCCTGGAGAACGGCGGCCGGGTGCTGGACGCCTCGGACCTCTTCTACTCGCCGGCCGCCAACACCATCCGGCCCGGCCGCTCCCTGAAGATGGACGACGGCTGGGAGACCCGGCGCCGCCGCGACCGGGGGCACGACTGGATCAGCTACCGCCTGGTCGCGCAGGCACGGATCCGCGCCCTGGAGATCGACACCGCCTACCTCAAGGGCAACGCGGCGGGCTGGGCGTCGGTGTCGGTGCGGGACGGCGAGGACGCCGACTGGCGGGAGGTCCTGCCGCGCACCCGCCTGCAGCCCGACACCAACCACCGCTTCGTCCTCCCGGAACCGGCGGTGGGCACCCACGCGCGCGTGGACATCCATCCCGACGGCGGCATCTCCCGCCTGCGCCTGTTCGGCTCCCTGACCGACCAGGGCGAGGCGGCCCTGGAAGCGCGCCGACAGGAACTCGGCGGCTGA
- a CDS encoding ribonuclease domain-containing protein, with translation MRFPPRAARSGAAAALLSVLLLGGGGALSAPAAHAAPAAPVAAASVLAVGDICASDLPAEAHDTLGLIDQGGPFPFEQDGTVFQNREGVLPDRSSGYYHEYTVITPGSPTRGARRIVTGEEYQEDYYTADHYASFDLVDHTC, from the coding sequence ATGCGATTCCCCCCACGTGCGGCCCGGTCCGGCGCCGCAGCAGCCCTTCTGTCCGTCCTTCTGCTGGGCGGCGGCGGAGCCCTCTCCGCGCCGGCGGCCCACGCCGCCCCCGCCGCCCCCGTCGCCGCGGCGTCCGTCCTCGCGGTCGGTGACATCTGCGCGAGCGACCTGCCCGCCGAGGCGCACGACACCCTCGGCCTGATCGACCAGGGCGGTCCCTTCCCGTTCGAGCAGGACGGCACCGTCTTCCAGAACCGGGAAGGCGTCCTGCCGGACCGGTCGAGCGGCTACTACCACGAGTACACGGTGATCACGCCCGGTTCCCCCACCCGTGGCGCCCGCCGGATCGTGACCGGTGAGGAGTACCAGGAGGACTACTACACCGCCGACCACTACGCGTCGTTCGACCTGGTCGACCACACCTGCTGA
- a CDS encoding sensor histidine kinase — MTDDKATRTAPVFTGPRWFFPSALIHELDPDAARSGRRPRRTARDWLVDFACFLLAVLIGLLGADTLDNTPDLPRFVSVADQVLGALSCGAVWLRRRWPFALAAVMMPVSFVSETSGGVAVIALFTLAVHRPFRYVAWVAGVQLALVPLYFWWRPDPDLPYAAAVVLLVVLTVAVVGWGMFVRSKRQLMLSLRDRARRAETEARLRAEQAQRLAREAIAREMHDVLAHRLTLLSVHAGALEFRPDAPREEVARAAGVIRESAHEALQDLREIIGVLRAGESEDGGRPQPTLAALDSLVAESRQAGMKVTLEQRVTDPADVPASVGRTAYRIAQEGLTNARKHAPGTEVTVSVAGGPGEDLAVTVRNPAPEGDVPAVPGAGQGLIGLTERATLAGGTLEHGPGPDGGFEVRARLPWR; from the coding sequence GTGACTGATGACAAGGCGACGCGGACCGCCCCGGTGTTCACCGGGCCCAGGTGGTTCTTCCCGTCCGCCCTCATCCACGAACTCGACCCGGACGCCGCCCGCTCGGGGCGCCGGCCCCGGCGTACCGCCCGCGACTGGCTGGTCGACTTCGCCTGCTTCCTGCTGGCCGTCCTGATCGGACTGCTCGGCGCGGACACGCTCGACAACACCCCCGATCTCCCCCGGTTCGTGAGCGTGGCCGACCAGGTGCTGGGCGCGCTGTCGTGCGGCGCGGTCTGGCTGCGCCGGCGGTGGCCGTTCGCCCTGGCCGCGGTCATGATGCCGGTCAGCTTCGTCTCGGAGACCTCCGGCGGCGTGGCGGTCATCGCCCTGTTCACACTCGCCGTGCACCGGCCCTTCCGGTACGTGGCCTGGGTGGCAGGCGTCCAGCTGGCGCTCGTACCGCTGTACTTCTGGTGGCGTCCCGATCCGGACCTGCCGTATGCCGCCGCGGTCGTCCTGCTCGTCGTGCTGACGGTCGCCGTCGTCGGCTGGGGCATGTTCGTCCGCTCCAAGCGGCAGCTCATGCTGAGCCTCAGGGACCGCGCCCGGCGGGCCGAGACGGAGGCGCGGCTGCGGGCCGAGCAGGCGCAGCGGCTGGCCCGCGAGGCCATCGCGCGCGAGATGCACGATGTGCTCGCGCACCGGCTGACGCTGCTCAGCGTGCACGCGGGCGCTCTGGAGTTCCGGCCCGACGCCCCGCGCGAGGAGGTCGCGCGGGCGGCCGGCGTGATCCGGGAGAGCGCCCACGAGGCACTGCAGGACCTGCGGGAGATCATCGGGGTGCTGCGGGCCGGCGAGAGCGAGGACGGCGGCCGGCCGCAGCCGACGCTCGCGGCGCTCGACTCCCTCGTCGCCGAGTCCCGGCAGGCGGGCATGAAGGTCACCCTGGAGCAGCGGGTCACCGATCCGGCCGACGTCCCCGCGTCCGTCGGCCGCACCGCCTACCGGATCGCCCAGGAGGGCCTGACCAACGCCCGCAAGCACGCGCCCGGCACGGAGGTCACCGTGTCGGTCGCCGGCGGGCCGGGGGAGGACCTCGCGGTGACCGTGCGCAACCCCGCCCCCGAGGGGGACGTACCGGCCGTGCCCGGTGCCGGGCAGGGACTGATCGGCCTCACCGAACGGGCCACCCTGGCCGGCGGCACCCTGGAGCACGGCCCCGGCCCCGACGGCGGCTTCGAGGTACGGGCACGGCTGCCATGGCGATGA
- a CDS encoding response regulator — translation MTAIRVLLVDDDPLVRAGLSFMLGGAGDIEIVGEAADGGEVGTLVDRTRPDVVLMDIRMPSVDGLTATESLRTREDAPQVVVLTTFHADDQVLRALRAGAAGFVLKDTPPAEIVAAVRRVAAGDPVLSPAVTRQLMAHAAGAAGDTRRARARERVTGLNDREREVAVAVGRGLANAEIAAELYMSVATVKTHVSRILAKLGLNNRVQIALLAHDAGLLEETGSS, via the coding sequence ATGACTGCGATCCGCGTGCTTCTCGTCGACGACGACCCGCTGGTGCGGGCCGGGTTGTCCTTCATGCTGGGCGGGGCCGGCGACATCGAGATCGTCGGCGAGGCCGCCGACGGCGGCGAGGTGGGGACTCTCGTCGACCGCACCCGCCCGGACGTCGTCCTCATGGACATCCGGATGCCGTCCGTCGACGGTCTCACCGCGACCGAGTCGCTGCGGACCCGCGAGGACGCTCCCCAGGTCGTGGTGCTGACCACCTTCCACGCCGACGACCAGGTGCTGCGCGCCCTGCGCGCGGGCGCCGCCGGGTTCGTGCTCAAGGACACCCCGCCCGCCGAGATCGTCGCCGCGGTACGGCGCGTCGCGGCCGGGGACCCGGTGCTGTCGCCCGCGGTCACCCGGCAGCTGATGGCCCACGCGGCCGGTGCCGCGGGCGACACGCGGCGGGCCCGGGCGCGGGAGCGCGTCACCGGGCTCAACGACCGCGAACGCGAGGTCGCCGTCGCGGTCGGCCGGGGCCTGGCCAACGCGGAGATCGCCGCCGAGCTGTACATGAGCGTGGCCACCGTCAAGACGCACGTCTCGCGCATCCTGGCCAAGCTCGGTCTGAACAACCGCGTGCAGATCGCCCTGCTCGCCCATGACGCGGGACTGCTGGAGGAGACCGGGAGTTCCTGA
- a CDS encoding Gfo/Idh/MocA family protein, whose amino-acid sequence MRIGVIGTGRIGTIHAHTLSRHREVGSLILTDVDPARAQALAHRLGETAAPGVDEIYTWGVDAVVITAATSAHADLIGRAARAGLPVFCEKPIALDLAGTLQAITEVETAGTVLQMGFQRRFDRGYTGAREAVRAGRLGRLHTVRAMTSDAEPPAPSRLAQSGGLYRDSLIHDFDILRWVTGREVVDVYAGGSDAGPPVFRESGDVDTGAALLTLDDGTLATVTGTRLNGAGYDVRMELAGELDQIVVGLDDRTPIASTEPTGPPAADKPWTGFLERFGPAYEAELVAFVEVVRGERPNPCDGREALRALLIAEACERSRRERRPVRPTELLSSATEALA is encoded by the coding sequence ATGCGCATCGGGGTCATCGGTACGGGCCGCATCGGCACCATTCACGCCCACACACTCAGCAGGCACCGCGAGGTCGGGTCCCTGATCCTCACGGACGTCGATCCGGCGCGGGCCCAGGCCCTCGCCCACCGGCTCGGCGAGACGGCGGCGCCGGGGGTGGACGAGATCTACACCTGGGGAGTGGACGCCGTGGTGATCACCGCGGCCACGTCCGCGCACGCCGATCTGATCGGCAGGGCGGCCCGCGCGGGGCTGCCGGTCTTCTGCGAGAAGCCGATCGCCCTCGATCTCGCCGGGACCTTACAGGCGATCACGGAGGTGGAGACCGCCGGGACGGTGCTGCAGATGGGCTTCCAGCGGCGGTTCGACCGGGGTTACACGGGCGCCCGTGAGGCGGTACGGGCGGGCAGGCTGGGGCGGCTGCACACGGTGCGGGCGATGACGAGCGACGCGGAGCCGCCGGCCCCCTCGCGTCTGGCGCAGTCCGGGGGGCTGTACCGGGACAGCCTGATCCACGACTTCGACATCCTGCGGTGGGTGACCGGCCGGGAGGTGGTGGACGTCTACGCCGGCGGGTCGGACGCCGGTCCCCCGGTGTTCCGCGAGTCGGGCGACGTCGACACCGGCGCGGCGCTGCTCACCCTGGACGACGGCACCCTCGCCACGGTCACCGGGACCCGGCTGAACGGCGCCGGCTACGACGTACGCATGGAACTCGCCGGGGAGCTCGACCAGATCGTGGTCGGCCTGGACGACCGTACGCCGATCGCCTCCACGGAACCGACCGGGCCGCCGGCCGCGGACAAGCCGTGGACGGGCTTCCTGGAGCGGTTCGGGCCCGCCTACGAGGCCGAACTGGTCGCGTTCGTCGAGGTGGTCCGGGGCGAGCGGCCCAACCCCTGCGACGGCCGTGAGGCCCTGCGGGCCCTGCTGATCGCGGAGGCCTGCGAGCGGTCCCGCCGGGAGCGCAGACCGGTCCGTCCCACGGAACTGCTGAGCAGCGCCACGGAGGCGCTGGCCTAG
- a CDS encoding GntR family transcriptional regulator produces the protein MQLELSVDRGSPVPLYFQLSQQLESAIEHGTLTPGTLLGNEIELAARLGLSRPTVRQAIQSLVDKGLLVRRRGVGTQVVHSQVKRPLELSSLYDDLESAGQRPGTAVLVNTMVTASAEVAAALGVTEGTEVHRIERLRSAHGEPIAYLCNYIPPALLDLDTGQLEATGLYRLMRAAGITLHSARQTIGARAATAVEAERLREQPGAPLLTMQRVTFDDTGRAVEYGTHTYRPARYSFEFQLLVRN, from the coding sequence GTGCAGCTGGAGCTCAGCGTGGACCGCGGCTCCCCCGTGCCGTTGTACTTCCAGCTGTCCCAGCAGCTGGAGTCCGCCATCGAGCACGGCACCCTGACCCCCGGCACCCTGCTGGGCAACGAGATCGAGCTGGCCGCACGGCTCGGCCTGTCCCGGCCGACCGTCCGCCAGGCCATCCAGTCGCTCGTCGACAAGGGCCTCCTGGTACGCCGCCGCGGGGTCGGCACCCAGGTCGTGCACAGCCAGGTCAAACGCCCGCTGGAGCTCAGCAGCCTCTACGACGACCTGGAGTCCGCCGGACAGCGGCCCGGCACGGCCGTGCTGGTCAACACCATGGTCACCGCGTCCGCCGAGGTCGCCGCCGCGCTCGGGGTGACCGAGGGCACCGAGGTGCACCGCATCGAGCGGCTGCGGTCCGCGCACGGCGAGCCCATCGCGTACCTGTGCAACTACATCCCGCCCGCCCTGCTCGACCTGGACACCGGCCAGCTGGAGGCGACCGGCCTGTACCGGCTGATGCGGGCCGCCGGGATCACCCTGCACAGCGCCCGGCAGACCATCGGCGCGCGGGCCGCCACCGCCGTCGAGGCCGAGCGGCTGCGTGAGCAGCCCGGCGCCCCGCTGCTCACGATGCAGCGGGTGACCTTCGACGACACCGGCCGCGCGGTGGAGTACGGCACCCACACCTACCGGCCCGCGCGGTACTCCTTCGAGTTCCAGCTGCTGGTACGGAACTGA